The Musa acuminata AAA Group cultivar baxijiao chromosome BXJ3-6, Cavendish_Baxijiao_AAA, whole genome shotgun sequence region TTAAAGTGGCTGACGAATTTGACCGCCACCATTGTGATCACAAGTTTTTGTTTGTTGTACCATCGAGACTTTGACCCAGATGAACTATCGTGATGATACGGTAACGTCTCTCACTACTCAACCGGGAAGCTGCATGCGAAACTCGTAACTGTCATGTGTATAAGAAGGGTGGACGGGCCTGTCGTGCCTCATCACCAGAAAACTGATTAAACCATGGATCTCACCAgcacctccttcctcttctcctttcttgTCCTCCTCGTTTCGCTGCTGCTACTCAAGAAGAACAGGTCCGGTCGCGGAGCTCGTGCCACACTGCCTCCCGGTCCATCTAAGCTCCCTATCATAGGCAGCTTGCACCATCTCTTGGGTGGCCTGCCGCATCGTTCCCTCACTGCCTTATCTAAGAAATTTGGCCCCGTGATACTCCTGAAGCTCGGTGAGGTCCCCACCCTCGTTGTCTCATCTACCGAAGCGGCTGCTGAGATCATGAAAACCCACGACGTCAGCTTCGCCTCTCGGCCCACTAACCTGAATCTCCAGACCGCCACATACGGTGACAGGGGCGTCGGCTTTACCTCGTATGGATTCCACTGGAGGGAGCTGCGCAAGATGAGCATCGTGGAGCTATTGAGTGCCAAGCGAGTCCAATCTTTTCGGTTTATCCGGGAAGAGGAGGTGCTTAATCTTGTGCGGTCGATAGTCCTGTTGTCCAACACTGGTTCCACCGTGAACCTCAGTAAGAAATTGGTGCTGTTGGCTAATGACATAGGCTCCCGGTCCGTCATCGGCAGCAAGTGCAAGTACCAGAAAGAGTTCATACGGATAGTGATGCAAACGCTGGAAGCTGCCGGAGGCTTCAGTTTGGCGGACTTATTCCCGTCATGGCCGATAATTAAACTTCTCAGTGGTGCGACTTTCAAGATGAAGATGTTACACCGTGACATGGACGCGATCCTGAATAGCATCATTCAAGAGCGCAGAGAAAGGAAGTCCGCAGAgcaaccggaggaggaggaggaggaggccttggTCGATGTCATGCTGAGAGTTCAAGCTGAAGGTAGCCTGTCATTCCCCTTAGCAGACGAGGACATGAAAGCCATGATGCTGGTATGTTCCTTTTGAAACCCTAATCTTTCCTTACAGTCGCAGTTTCGAGAATCTAATTTCTGGATTCCTTTTGCAATAAAGGATATGCTCGGTGGGGCCAGCGAGACCTCCGCAGGAATAATGGAGTGGGCCATGTCGGAGCTGATGAGGAATCCAAGAGTGATGCGAAGGTTGCAAGAGGAGGTGAGGGAGACTGTCGGAGAAAAGGGAAAGGTGACGGAGAAGGACATCAACGGAATGAACTACTTGAAACTGGTCATCAAGGAGACTCTGAGGCTGCACCCTCCTGTTCCTCTGCTGCTCCCCCGAGAGTGCCGGGAGACGTGCGAGGTTCTTGGTTACCAGATACCAGAGAAGACAAGAGTATTCGTGAACGTTTGGGCCTTGGGAAGGGATCCTCGGTACTGGGACAATCCCACTGAGTTTGAGCCAGAGAGATTCGAGAGGAGGAATTCCATGGTCGACTTCAAGGGAACGAACTTTGAGTTCTTACCTTTCGGAGCAGGCAGGAGGATATGCCCAGGGATGTCATTTGGTTTGAAGAGCATAGAGCTTTCCCTGGCTAGCCTTCTCTACAACTTTGATTGGGAGCTCCCATCGGGAGATGAAGGGATGCCCCAGGAGTTGGACATGAGCGAAACCTTCTCGATTACGTGCCGGAGGAAGTCGGACCTCTGCCTGCGTGCCATCCCTCGTATTCCTTTCTCCATGACCTGAGCTTTACCCAAAAATACACGCACCCGTATTCA contains the following coding sequences:
- the LOC135639674 gene encoding desmethyl-deoxy-podophyllotoxin synthase-like, producing the protein MDLTSTSFLFSFLVLLVSLLLLKKNRSGRGARATLPPGPSKLPIIGSLHHLLGGLPHRSLTALSKKFGPVILLKLGEVPTLVVSSTEAAAEIMKTHDVSFASRPTNLNLQTATYGDRGVGFTSYGFHWRELRKMSIVELLSAKRVQSFRFIREEEVLNLVRSIVLLSNTGSTVNLSKKLVLLANDIGSRSVIGSKCKYQKEFIRIVMQTLEAAGGFSLADLFPSWPIIKLLSGATFKMKMLHRDMDAILNSIIQERRERKSAEQPEEEEEEALVDVMLRVQAEGSLSFPLADEDMKAMMLDMLGGASETSAGIMEWAMSELMRNPRVMRRLQEEVRETVGEKGKVTEKDINGMNYLKLVIKETLRLHPPVPLLLPRECRETCEVLGYQIPEKTRVFVNVWALGRDPRYWDNPTEFEPERFERRNSMVDFKGTNFEFLPFGAGRRICPGMSFGLKSIELSLASLLYNFDWELPSGDEGMPQELDMSETFSITCRRKSDLCLRAIPRIPFSMT